One window of Hydractinia symbiolongicarpus strain clone_291-10 chromosome 3, HSymV2.1, whole genome shotgun sequence genomic DNA carries:
- the LOC130636172 gene encoding A-kinase anchor protein 14-like isoform X3, protein MEHVQEIKKESNNAVSIIQEKSFKNVAQVDLYAVEAHRLIDEVLSKSTQNIENVNQPYNTVEWPTIGEFTIKKGFQKIEEFIKTWERGVSWLYYIQFLCEDVCKYSKCYRFKVQWSIPTRRKPIPRATVSVYFTIEASTIKPEHFPCKVYYVFETSKLVHRPGLSRFREKWLKDVVDSKILLMETVTF, encoded by the exons ATGGAACATGTGCAAGAAATTAAGAAGGAATCTAATAATGCTGTGAGCATTATTCAAGAAAAATCCTTTAAAAATGTAGCTCAAGTTGACTTGTACGCTGTAGAAGCTCATCGTTTAATTGATGAAGTACTTtcaaaatcaacacaaaatattgaaaatgttaATCAACCATATAATACTGTTGAATGGCCTACTATTGGCGAATTTACAATTAAAAAGGGTTTTCAAAAAATAGAAGAGTTTATAAAG ACTTGGGAACGAGGTGTTAGTTGGCTATATTACATACAGTTCTTATGTGAAGATGTCTGCAAGTATAGCAAGTGTTATCGCTTTAAAGTGCAGTGGAGCATTCCAACAAGAAGGAAACCAATTCCCAGAGCAACAGTATCTGTATATTTCACTATAGAAGCAAGCACGATCAAACCTGAG CATTTCCCTTGTAAAGTATATTATGTCTTCGAAACAAGCAAGCTGGTTCACAG GCCTGGACTGTCAAGATTCCGAGAGAAATGGCTAAAAGATGTTGTAGACAGTAAAATCTTGTTAATGGAGACTGTTACATTTTGA